One stretch of Armigeres subalbatus isolate Guangzhou_Male chromosome 2, GZ_Asu_2, whole genome shotgun sequence DNA includes these proteins:
- the LOC134210677 gene encoding transcriptional repressor p66-alpha isoform X1: protein MLFGLLGNFRKALLIKMERMEVDDNVVDLSVASGRDSLSITAATARDLRALTQNSGLTITPAPPPPAASSPSASGSTSPVPGRRVLRPRTEPKSYAEVPDIVLLPAKVNGRSYNGATATAALSESEDDEMPPVFPIKELTAAEIWERERGLRKLREELRSEETKLVLLKKLKQSQQVMMKENIVVTPTNTNMNNPLAAIPTALTKGSLSVTPTNALPLPAHSKSSKSVTAPPVNRGSPINITPVTKPPARQPSLPGGATLTPSNPGQRLPIGLTRTGSNLTITPSVTITPTNAPSSNIKQRNLPTSSMIGINNLMDTNLKVQSGQISNSVSITPAPPMPAQISCTTVEPVSLKRDRDTRDDTQTQAQRQAAAKLALRKQLEKTLLQIPPPKPPPPEMHFIPNPSNTEFVYLLGLEHVVDYLTKDKKPSLPQQPYRCAQCKIDFTPVWKWEKQGKRGNPTFQNSPVGKDPKVICEQCVTSNVKKALKAEHTNRLKTAFVKALQQEQEIEARLASQSSPSPVDTRPTPSSTPNMREQRELQQQLEQQQQLERQQAQERQQQQERQQQQQQERQAAAQRQKEQEQQLRQQQLQQLQQQQLQQQLQQQQLQQLQQQQEQQQRVHQLQQQHAHLHSQPSKSKTPTPTPRPTPTPPTQQTPPPASSSRSNRHSATSNAAAEAAAAQLTALAGLGGLGQLGALGNLGSLGNLNPTAAAAAMQAFQQQLFRGLQQGLSTGNLNNLQAHMMQFSPLIYSYQLAMAQAAASLSAGGKGGSGGGGNSNNAAGVATAASIAEMQRAMELQRQYLEMLPQSGPSNSRQQNWKS from the exons CATTATTGATTAAAATGGAACGAATGGAGGTGGACGACAATGTTGTGGACCTAAGCGTTGCATCCGGGCGAGACTCGCTCTCAATTACTGCGGCCACAGCGCGTGATTTGCGGGCACTAACGCAGAATTCTGGTCTCACCATAACACCGGCACCACCCCCTCCAGCAGCTTCTTCTCCGTCCGCATCCGGAAGTACTTCTCCCGTTCCTGGGAGGCGTGTTCTTCGACCTCGTACGGAACCAAAATCGTACGCTGAAGTCCCAGACATAGTGCTATTACCGGCGAAAGTCAATGGACGTTCCTATAACGGTGCTACGGCTACGGCTGCTCTGTCCGAATCGGAAGACGACGAAATGCCACCGGTGTTTCCGATCAAAGAGCTCACCGCGGCAGAAATTTGGGAACGTGAACGTGGCTTACGAAAGCTACGCGAAGAGCTTCGCAGCGAGGAAACCAAACTGGTGCTACTGAAAAAGCTGAAGCAGTCCCAGCAGGTAATGATGAAGGAAAATATCGTCGTAACGCCGACCAACACCAACATGAATAATCCGTTGGCCGCGATTCCAACGGCCTTGACGAAAGGTTCGCTCAGTGTTACGCCAACGAATGCTCTACCGTTGCCGGCTCATTCGAAATCCTCCAAATCCGTTACAGCCCCTCCCGTCAA tCGTGGATCTCCTATAAATATCACCCCGGTTACTAAACCACCCGCTAGACAACCCTCGCTGCCAGGAGGAGCTACTTTGACGCCCAGCAACCCTGGCCAACGGCTTCCAATCGGACTAACCCGCACGGGTTCCAATCTCACTATTACACCGTCGGTTACGATTACCCCGACGAATGCTCCCTCCAGCAACATCAAGCAGCGCAAT CTACCGACTAGTAGCATGATCGGTATCAACAATCTAATGGATACTAATTTGAAGGTACAGTCCGGCCAGATTAGCAACTCGGTGTCTATCACTCCAGCACCTCCTATGCCAGCACAAATCAGTTGCACAACGGTGGAACCGGTTTCACTTAAA CGCGATCGGGACACCAGGGATGATACGCAAACCCAAGCTCAACGTCAAGCCGCGGCCAAGCTGGCACTTAGAAAACAACTGGAGAAAACGTTACTACAG ATCCCGCCGCCCAAACCTCCACCACCGGAGATGCACTTTATTCCTAATCCCAGCAATACCGAGTTCGTGTATCTCCTGGGGCTGGAACACGTTGTCGACTATCTTACCAAGGACAAAAAGCCGAGTCTACCGCAGCAACCGTACCGCTGCGCCCAGTGCAAAATCGACTTCACCCCAGTTTGGAAGTGGGAAAAACAGGGTAAACGAGGAAATCCAACTTTTCAAAACAGTCCAG TTGGAAAAGATCCGAAGGTCATTTGCGAACAATGCGTTACTAGCAACGTTAAGAAGGCACTTAAGGCTGAGCATACTAATCGTCTAAAAACCGCTTTCGTGAAAGCACTGCAGCAGGAACAAGAGATAGAGGCCCGTTTAGCTAGCCAAAGTAGTCCATCGCCGGTGGATACACGTCCCACGCCATCATCTACTCCAAACATGCGGGAGCAACGCGAGTTGCAACAACAATTGGAGCAACAGCAGCAACTTGAACGCCAGCAAGCTCAAGAACGCCAACAGCAGCAGGAgcgacaacaacaacaacagcaggaACGCCAAGCAGCTGCGCAG CGCCAGAAAGAACAAGAACAGCAACTACGCCAGCAGCAACTTCAGCAGTTGCAACAACAACAGCTTCAACAGCAGCTGCAACAACAGCAACTCcaacaattgcaacaacagCAGGAACAACAACAACGTGTCCACCAACTGCAGCAGCAACATGCTCATCTTCATTCACAACCATCGAAATCGAAAACTCCAACGCCAACACCGCGACCGACACCGACCCCACCGACACAGCAAACTCCACCACCAGCATCCAGTTCGCGATCCAACCGTCACAGTGCGACCTCCAATGCAGCAGCCGAAGCTGCTGCAGCTCAGTTGACTGCCCTGGCCGGATTAGGCGGCCTTGGTCAGTTAGGTGCTTTGGGAAATCTGGGCAGCCTGGGTAATTTGAACCCCACGGcggcggcagctgccatgcagGCCTTCCAACAGCAGCTGTTCAGAG GTCTTCAGCAAGGATTGTCCACCGGAAATTTGAATAATCTACAGGCACATATGATGCAATTCTCTCCGTTAATCTATTCCTATCAACTAGCCATGGCACAAGCCGCTG CTTCCCTGTCAGCAGGCGGCAAAGGCGGCAGTGGTGGCGGAGGCAACAGCAACAATGCTGCTGGAGTGGCAACTGCCGCCTCGATAGCGGAGATGCAACGGGCGATGGAATTGCAGCGCCAGTATCTGGAAATGTTGCCCCAGAGCGGTCCGAGCAACAGCCGTCAACAGAACTGGAAATCCTAA
- the LOC134210677 gene encoding transcriptional repressor p66-alpha isoform X4 has product MLFGLLGNFRKALLIKMERMEVDDNVVDLSVASGRDSLSITAATARDLRALTQNSGLTITPAPPPPAASSPSASGSTSPVPGRRVLRPRTEPKSYAEVPDIVLLPAKVNGRSYNGATATAALSESEDDEMPPVFPIKELTAAEIWERERGLRKLREELRSEETKLVLLKKLKQSQQVMMKENIVVTPTNTNMNNPLAAIPTALTKGSLSVTPTNALPLPAHSKSSKSVTAPPVNRGSPINITPVTKPPARQPSLPGGATLTPSNPGQRLPIGLTRTGSNLTITPSVTITPTNAPSSNIKQRNVQSGQISNSVSITPAPPMPAQISCTTVEPVSLKRDRDTRDDTQTQAQRQAAAKLALRKQLEKTLLQIPPPKPPPPEMHFIPNPSNTEFVYLLGLEHVVDYLTKDKKPSLPQQPYRCAQCKIDFTPVWKWEKQGKRGNPTFQNSPVGKDPKVICEQCVTSNVKKALKAEHTNRLKTAFVKALQQEQEIEARLASQSSPSPVDTRPTPSSTPNMREQRELQQQLEQQQQLERQQAQERQQQQERQQQQQQERQAAAQRQKEQEQQLRQQQLQQLQQQQLQQQLQQQQLQQLQQQQEQQQRVHQLQQQHAHLHSQPSKSKTPTPTPRPTPTPPTQQTPPPASSSRSNRHSATSNAAAEAAAAQLTALAGLGGLGQLGALGNLGSLGNLNPTAAAAAMQAFQQQLFRGLQQGLSTGNLNNLQAHMMQFSPLIYSYQLAMAQAAASLSAGGKGGSGGGGNSNNAAGVATAASIAEMQRAMELQRQYLEMLPQSGPSNSRQQNWKS; this is encoded by the exons CATTATTGATTAAAATGGAACGAATGGAGGTGGACGACAATGTTGTGGACCTAAGCGTTGCATCCGGGCGAGACTCGCTCTCAATTACTGCGGCCACAGCGCGTGATTTGCGGGCACTAACGCAGAATTCTGGTCTCACCATAACACCGGCACCACCCCCTCCAGCAGCTTCTTCTCCGTCCGCATCCGGAAGTACTTCTCCCGTTCCTGGGAGGCGTGTTCTTCGACCTCGTACGGAACCAAAATCGTACGCTGAAGTCCCAGACATAGTGCTATTACCGGCGAAAGTCAATGGACGTTCCTATAACGGTGCTACGGCTACGGCTGCTCTGTCCGAATCGGAAGACGACGAAATGCCACCGGTGTTTCCGATCAAAGAGCTCACCGCGGCAGAAATTTGGGAACGTGAACGTGGCTTACGAAAGCTACGCGAAGAGCTTCGCAGCGAGGAAACCAAACTGGTGCTACTGAAAAAGCTGAAGCAGTCCCAGCAGGTAATGATGAAGGAAAATATCGTCGTAACGCCGACCAACACCAACATGAATAATCCGTTGGCCGCGATTCCAACGGCCTTGACGAAAGGTTCGCTCAGTGTTACGCCAACGAATGCTCTACCGTTGCCGGCTCATTCGAAATCCTCCAAATCCGTTACAGCCCCTCCCGTCAA tCGTGGATCTCCTATAAATATCACCCCGGTTACTAAACCACCCGCTAGACAACCCTCGCTGCCAGGAGGAGCTACTTTGACGCCCAGCAACCCTGGCCAACGGCTTCCAATCGGACTAACCCGCACGGGTTCCAATCTCACTATTACACCGTCGGTTACGATTACCCCGACGAATGCTCCCTCCAGCAACATCAAGCAGCGCAAT GTACAGTCCGGCCAGATTAGCAACTCGGTGTCTATCACTCCAGCACCTCCTATGCCAGCACAAATCAGTTGCACAACGGTGGAACCGGTTTCACTTAAA CGCGATCGGGACACCAGGGATGATACGCAAACCCAAGCTCAACGTCAAGCCGCGGCCAAGCTGGCACTTAGAAAACAACTGGAGAAAACGTTACTACAG ATCCCGCCGCCCAAACCTCCACCACCGGAGATGCACTTTATTCCTAATCCCAGCAATACCGAGTTCGTGTATCTCCTGGGGCTGGAACACGTTGTCGACTATCTTACCAAGGACAAAAAGCCGAGTCTACCGCAGCAACCGTACCGCTGCGCCCAGTGCAAAATCGACTTCACCCCAGTTTGGAAGTGGGAAAAACAGGGTAAACGAGGAAATCCAACTTTTCAAAACAGTCCAG TTGGAAAAGATCCGAAGGTCATTTGCGAACAATGCGTTACTAGCAACGTTAAGAAGGCACTTAAGGCTGAGCATACTAATCGTCTAAAAACCGCTTTCGTGAAAGCACTGCAGCAGGAACAAGAGATAGAGGCCCGTTTAGCTAGCCAAAGTAGTCCATCGCCGGTGGATACACGTCCCACGCCATCATCTACTCCAAACATGCGGGAGCAACGCGAGTTGCAACAACAATTGGAGCAACAGCAGCAACTTGAACGCCAGCAAGCTCAAGAACGCCAACAGCAGCAGGAgcgacaacaacaacaacagcaggaACGCCAAGCAGCTGCGCAG CGCCAGAAAGAACAAGAACAGCAACTACGCCAGCAGCAACTTCAGCAGTTGCAACAACAACAGCTTCAACAGCAGCTGCAACAACAGCAACTCcaacaattgcaacaacagCAGGAACAACAACAACGTGTCCACCAACTGCAGCAGCAACATGCTCATCTTCATTCACAACCATCGAAATCGAAAACTCCAACGCCAACACCGCGACCGACACCGACCCCACCGACACAGCAAACTCCACCACCAGCATCCAGTTCGCGATCCAACCGTCACAGTGCGACCTCCAATGCAGCAGCCGAAGCTGCTGCAGCTCAGTTGACTGCCCTGGCCGGATTAGGCGGCCTTGGTCAGTTAGGTGCTTTGGGAAATCTGGGCAGCCTGGGTAATTTGAACCCCACGGcggcggcagctgccatgcagGCCTTCCAACAGCAGCTGTTCAGAG GTCTTCAGCAAGGATTGTCCACCGGAAATTTGAATAATCTACAGGCACATATGATGCAATTCTCTCCGTTAATCTATTCCTATCAACTAGCCATGGCACAAGCCGCTG CTTCCCTGTCAGCAGGCGGCAAAGGCGGCAGTGGTGGCGGAGGCAACAGCAACAATGCTGCTGGAGTGGCAACTGCCGCCTCGATAGCGGAGATGCAACGGGCGATGGAATTGCAGCGCCAGTATCTGGAAATGTTGCCCCAGAGCGGTCCGAGCAACAGCCGTCAACAGAACTGGAAATCCTAA
- the LOC134210677 gene encoding transcriptional repressor p66-alpha isoform X5: MLFGLLGNFRKALLIKMERMEVDDNVVDLSVASGRDSLSITAATARDLRALTQNSGLTITPAPPPPAASSPSASGSTSPVPGRRVLRPRTEPKSYAEVPDIVLLPAKVNGRSYNGATATAALSESEDDEMPPVFPIKELTAAEIWERERGLRKLREELRSEETKLVLLKKLKQSQQVMMKENIVVTPTNTNMNNPLAAIPTALTKGSLSVTPTNALPLPAHSKSSKSVTAPPVNRGSPINITPVTKPPARQPSLPGGATLTPSNPGQRLPIGLTRTGSNLTITPSVTITPTNAPSSNIKQRNSGQISNSVSITPAPPMPAQISCTTVEPVSLKRDRDTRDDTQTQAQRQAAAKLALRKQLEKTLLQIPPPKPPPPEMHFIPNPSNTEFVYLLGLEHVVDYLTKDKKPSLPQQPYRCAQCKIDFTPVWKWEKQGKRGNPTFQNSPVGKDPKVICEQCVTSNVKKALKAEHTNRLKTAFVKALQQEQEIEARLASQSSPSPVDTRPTPSSTPNMREQRELQQQLEQQQQLERQQAQERQQQQERQQQQQQERQAAAQRQKEQEQQLRQQQLQQLQQQQLQQQLQQQQLQQLQQQQEQQQRVHQLQQQHAHLHSQPSKSKTPTPTPRPTPTPPTQQTPPPASSSRSNRHSATSNAAAEAAAAQLTALAGLGGLGQLGALGNLGSLGNLNPTAAAAAMQAFQQQLFRGLQQGLSTGNLNNLQAHMMQFSPLIYSYQLAMAQAAASLSAGGKGGSGGGGNSNNAAGVATAASIAEMQRAMELQRQYLEMLPQSGPSNSRQQNWKS, encoded by the exons CATTATTGATTAAAATGGAACGAATGGAGGTGGACGACAATGTTGTGGACCTAAGCGTTGCATCCGGGCGAGACTCGCTCTCAATTACTGCGGCCACAGCGCGTGATTTGCGGGCACTAACGCAGAATTCTGGTCTCACCATAACACCGGCACCACCCCCTCCAGCAGCTTCTTCTCCGTCCGCATCCGGAAGTACTTCTCCCGTTCCTGGGAGGCGTGTTCTTCGACCTCGTACGGAACCAAAATCGTACGCTGAAGTCCCAGACATAGTGCTATTACCGGCGAAAGTCAATGGACGTTCCTATAACGGTGCTACGGCTACGGCTGCTCTGTCCGAATCGGAAGACGACGAAATGCCACCGGTGTTTCCGATCAAAGAGCTCACCGCGGCAGAAATTTGGGAACGTGAACGTGGCTTACGAAAGCTACGCGAAGAGCTTCGCAGCGAGGAAACCAAACTGGTGCTACTGAAAAAGCTGAAGCAGTCCCAGCAGGTAATGATGAAGGAAAATATCGTCGTAACGCCGACCAACACCAACATGAATAATCCGTTGGCCGCGATTCCAACGGCCTTGACGAAAGGTTCGCTCAGTGTTACGCCAACGAATGCTCTACCGTTGCCGGCTCATTCGAAATCCTCCAAATCCGTTACAGCCCCTCCCGTCAA tCGTGGATCTCCTATAAATATCACCCCGGTTACTAAACCACCCGCTAGACAACCCTCGCTGCCAGGAGGAGCTACTTTGACGCCCAGCAACCCTGGCCAACGGCTTCCAATCGGACTAACCCGCACGGGTTCCAATCTCACTATTACACCGTCGGTTACGATTACCCCGACGAATGCTCCCTCCAGCAACATCAAGCAGCGCAAT TCCGGCCAGATTAGCAACTCGGTGTCTATCACTCCAGCACCTCCTATGCCAGCACAAATCAGTTGCACAACGGTGGAACCGGTTTCACTTAAA CGCGATCGGGACACCAGGGATGATACGCAAACCCAAGCTCAACGTCAAGCCGCGGCCAAGCTGGCACTTAGAAAACAACTGGAGAAAACGTTACTACAG ATCCCGCCGCCCAAACCTCCACCACCGGAGATGCACTTTATTCCTAATCCCAGCAATACCGAGTTCGTGTATCTCCTGGGGCTGGAACACGTTGTCGACTATCTTACCAAGGACAAAAAGCCGAGTCTACCGCAGCAACCGTACCGCTGCGCCCAGTGCAAAATCGACTTCACCCCAGTTTGGAAGTGGGAAAAACAGGGTAAACGAGGAAATCCAACTTTTCAAAACAGTCCAG TTGGAAAAGATCCGAAGGTCATTTGCGAACAATGCGTTACTAGCAACGTTAAGAAGGCACTTAAGGCTGAGCATACTAATCGTCTAAAAACCGCTTTCGTGAAAGCACTGCAGCAGGAACAAGAGATAGAGGCCCGTTTAGCTAGCCAAAGTAGTCCATCGCCGGTGGATACACGTCCCACGCCATCATCTACTCCAAACATGCGGGAGCAACGCGAGTTGCAACAACAATTGGAGCAACAGCAGCAACTTGAACGCCAGCAAGCTCAAGAACGCCAACAGCAGCAGGAgcgacaacaacaacaacagcaggaACGCCAAGCAGCTGCGCAG CGCCAGAAAGAACAAGAACAGCAACTACGCCAGCAGCAACTTCAGCAGTTGCAACAACAACAGCTTCAACAGCAGCTGCAACAACAGCAACTCcaacaattgcaacaacagCAGGAACAACAACAACGTGTCCACCAACTGCAGCAGCAACATGCTCATCTTCATTCACAACCATCGAAATCGAAAACTCCAACGCCAACACCGCGACCGACACCGACCCCACCGACACAGCAAACTCCACCACCAGCATCCAGTTCGCGATCCAACCGTCACAGTGCGACCTCCAATGCAGCAGCCGAAGCTGCTGCAGCTCAGTTGACTGCCCTGGCCGGATTAGGCGGCCTTGGTCAGTTAGGTGCTTTGGGAAATCTGGGCAGCCTGGGTAATTTGAACCCCACGGcggcggcagctgccatgcagGCCTTCCAACAGCAGCTGTTCAGAG GTCTTCAGCAAGGATTGTCCACCGGAAATTTGAATAATCTACAGGCACATATGATGCAATTCTCTCCGTTAATCTATTCCTATCAACTAGCCATGGCACAAGCCGCTG CTTCCCTGTCAGCAGGCGGCAAAGGCGGCAGTGGTGGCGGAGGCAACAGCAACAATGCTGCTGGAGTGGCAACTGCCGCCTCGATAGCGGAGATGCAACGGGCGATGGAATTGCAGCGCCAGTATCTGGAAATGTTGCCCCAGAGCGGTCCGAGCAACAGCCGTCAACAGAACTGGAAATCCTAA
- the LOC134210677 gene encoding transcriptional repressor p66-alpha isoform X2 has protein sequence MLFGLLGNFRKALLIKMERMEVDDNVVDLSVASGRDSLSITAATARDLRALTQNSGLTITPAPPPPAASSPSASGSTSPVPGRRVLRPRTEPKSYAEVPDIVLLPAKVNGRSYNGATATAALSESEDDEMPPVFPIKELTAAEIWERERGLRKLREELRSEETKLVLLKKLKQSQQVMMKENIVVTPTNTNMNNPLAAIPTALTKGSLSVTPTNALPLPAHSKSSKSVTAPPVNRGSPINITPVTKPPARQPSLPGGATLTPSNPGQRLPIGLTRTGSNLTITPSVTITPTNAPSSNIKQRNLPTSSMIGINNLMDTNLKVQSGQISNSVSITPAPPMPAQISCTTVEPVSLKRDRDTRDDTQTQAQRQAAAKLALRKQLEKTLLQIPPPKPPPPEMHFIPNPSNTEFVYLLGLEHVVDYLTKDKKPSLPQQPYRCAQCKIDFTPVWKWEKQVGKDPKVICEQCVTSNVKKALKAEHTNRLKTAFVKALQQEQEIEARLASQSSPSPVDTRPTPSSTPNMREQRELQQQLEQQQQLERQQAQERQQQQERQQQQQQERQAAAQRQKEQEQQLRQQQLQQLQQQQLQQQLQQQQLQQLQQQQEQQQRVHQLQQQHAHLHSQPSKSKTPTPTPRPTPTPPTQQTPPPASSSRSNRHSATSNAAAEAAAAQLTALAGLGGLGQLGALGNLGSLGNLNPTAAAAAMQAFQQQLFRGLQQGLSTGNLNNLQAHMMQFSPLIYSYQLAMAQAAASLSAGGKGGSGGGGNSNNAAGVATAASIAEMQRAMELQRQYLEMLPQSGPSNSRQQNWKS, from the exons CATTATTGATTAAAATGGAACGAATGGAGGTGGACGACAATGTTGTGGACCTAAGCGTTGCATCCGGGCGAGACTCGCTCTCAATTACTGCGGCCACAGCGCGTGATTTGCGGGCACTAACGCAGAATTCTGGTCTCACCATAACACCGGCACCACCCCCTCCAGCAGCTTCTTCTCCGTCCGCATCCGGAAGTACTTCTCCCGTTCCTGGGAGGCGTGTTCTTCGACCTCGTACGGAACCAAAATCGTACGCTGAAGTCCCAGACATAGTGCTATTACCGGCGAAAGTCAATGGACGTTCCTATAACGGTGCTACGGCTACGGCTGCTCTGTCCGAATCGGAAGACGACGAAATGCCACCGGTGTTTCCGATCAAAGAGCTCACCGCGGCAGAAATTTGGGAACGTGAACGTGGCTTACGAAAGCTACGCGAAGAGCTTCGCAGCGAGGAAACCAAACTGGTGCTACTGAAAAAGCTGAAGCAGTCCCAGCAGGTAATGATGAAGGAAAATATCGTCGTAACGCCGACCAACACCAACATGAATAATCCGTTGGCCGCGATTCCAACGGCCTTGACGAAAGGTTCGCTCAGTGTTACGCCAACGAATGCTCTACCGTTGCCGGCTCATTCGAAATCCTCCAAATCCGTTACAGCCCCTCCCGTCAA tCGTGGATCTCCTATAAATATCACCCCGGTTACTAAACCACCCGCTAGACAACCCTCGCTGCCAGGAGGAGCTACTTTGACGCCCAGCAACCCTGGCCAACGGCTTCCAATCGGACTAACCCGCACGGGTTCCAATCTCACTATTACACCGTCGGTTACGATTACCCCGACGAATGCTCCCTCCAGCAACATCAAGCAGCGCAAT CTACCGACTAGTAGCATGATCGGTATCAACAATCTAATGGATACTAATTTGAAGGTACAGTCCGGCCAGATTAGCAACTCGGTGTCTATCACTCCAGCACCTCCTATGCCAGCACAAATCAGTTGCACAACGGTGGAACCGGTTTCACTTAAA CGCGATCGGGACACCAGGGATGATACGCAAACCCAAGCTCAACGTCAAGCCGCGGCCAAGCTGGCACTTAGAAAACAACTGGAGAAAACGTTACTACAG ATCCCGCCGCCCAAACCTCCACCACCGGAGATGCACTTTATTCCTAATCCCAGCAATACCGAGTTCGTGTATCTCCTGGGGCTGGAACACGTTGTCGACTATCTTACCAAGGACAAAAAGCCGAGTCTACCGCAGCAACCGTACCGCTGCGCCCAGTGCAAAATCGACTTCACCCCAGTTTGGAAGTGGGAAAAACAGG TTGGAAAAGATCCGAAGGTCATTTGCGAACAATGCGTTACTAGCAACGTTAAGAAGGCACTTAAGGCTGAGCATACTAATCGTCTAAAAACCGCTTTCGTGAAAGCACTGCAGCAGGAACAAGAGATAGAGGCCCGTTTAGCTAGCCAAAGTAGTCCATCGCCGGTGGATACACGTCCCACGCCATCATCTACTCCAAACATGCGGGAGCAACGCGAGTTGCAACAACAATTGGAGCAACAGCAGCAACTTGAACGCCAGCAAGCTCAAGAACGCCAACAGCAGCAGGAgcgacaacaacaacaacagcaggaACGCCAAGCAGCTGCGCAG CGCCAGAAAGAACAAGAACAGCAACTACGCCAGCAGCAACTTCAGCAGTTGCAACAACAACAGCTTCAACAGCAGCTGCAACAACAGCAACTCcaacaattgcaacaacagCAGGAACAACAACAACGTGTCCACCAACTGCAGCAGCAACATGCTCATCTTCATTCACAACCATCGAAATCGAAAACTCCAACGCCAACACCGCGACCGACACCGACCCCACCGACACAGCAAACTCCACCACCAGCATCCAGTTCGCGATCCAACCGTCACAGTGCGACCTCCAATGCAGCAGCCGAAGCTGCTGCAGCTCAGTTGACTGCCCTGGCCGGATTAGGCGGCCTTGGTCAGTTAGGTGCTTTGGGAAATCTGGGCAGCCTGGGTAATTTGAACCCCACGGcggcggcagctgccatgcagGCCTTCCAACAGCAGCTGTTCAGAG GTCTTCAGCAAGGATTGTCCACCGGAAATTTGAATAATCTACAGGCACATATGATGCAATTCTCTCCGTTAATCTATTCCTATCAACTAGCCATGGCACAAGCCGCTG CTTCCCTGTCAGCAGGCGGCAAAGGCGGCAGTGGTGGCGGAGGCAACAGCAACAATGCTGCTGGAGTGGCAACTGCCGCCTCGATAGCGGAGATGCAACGGGCGATGGAATTGCAGCGCCAGTATCTGGAAATGTTGCCCCAGAGCGGTCCGAGCAACAGCCGTCAACAGAACTGGAAATCCTAA